TTTGGAAAAATTACTGATTTTGTGTTTATTTAGGAGAAAGTCTTTGATGTAATACAGAAAACAGCCAGATTAGCCTGCTGTTGAATTTAAACCAATCAACGGCAGGCTTTCTTTTGTTATCCATAATGATACTGAGAACGATGATAATTTCGTGTGGCTAAGTAAGATTTTATTTTTATATCTCGATTAATTGATTTATCTTTGCGCCCAGTTTTCGAATTGTTAAATATGAACTTCAATCCGCTTGAAAGGGGGTGGTCAATTATTTTTGAGATAGTAAAAAATATACATATATTTAATTAGTAAGCAGCACATTATGGTGTTGCCGGATTTTTTTATTATAAAATAAGTATTCATTTTTTTAAATTATAAATCATGATAATTGTACCATTAAAAGAAGGCGAAAATATCGAGAGAGCACTGAAAAAATTCAAAAGAAAATTCGAAAAAACCGGCGTGATTAAAGAGCTGAGAGATCGTCAGGCTTTCACCAAACCGTCTATTAGAAATAGAATGGCCCGGATGAAGGCTGTCTATCGTCAATCTTTGCAACAAGCGGAAGAATAAATCGATCACTTTCTTTGTTTTTCCAAACAAAAAACGTAACTTGCTTACGTTATTAAAATAGTAGAAATGATGCAGATAGAATTGTTCTTGAAGTATTTGAGTAGCGTGAAACGTTATTCGGAAAATACGATCATCGCATATAAGGCGGATTTGTATCAGTTCTACGAATTTTGTGGATTGGAAAGGAATAATGAGGATTTTTCTCGAGTGACGACCAAGCTCGTTAGAGAATGGGTCGTGGCAGAGATGAGGGGAGATTTGAGGGTGAACGGTACCAGAGGGAAGTTAAGTGCTGCTTCCGGTAAGCGTAAGTTGAGCAGTATAAAGGCGTTTTTTCGTTTCCTTGTAAAAGAGAAAGTGATAGAGATGAATCCCGCCGAGAATATCAGCGGACCGAAATTGCCGAAGCGATTGCCAGTTTTCGTGAGGGAAGAGGATATGGAATGTACGCTGGATGATGCGGAAAAAAAGAAAGGTTTTTCCGGATTAAGAGATTTCTTGATCTTGTTGATGGCTTATGATACGGGAATGAGGCGTTCTGAAATTGTTGGATTGAAGGTTGGGAATGTTGATCTTTCACGGCGTTGTATTCGTGTTTTCGGGAAAGGTGGAAAATGGCGAGAAATCCCGATCATGACCGAGTTGATACAGGACATTGAATGTTATTTGGATGCCCGGAGCCGCGTGGTGGAAGGGGAGCATGATCTGTTT
The window above is part of the Butyricimonas paravirosa genome. Proteins encoded here:
- a CDS encoding tyrosine-type recombinase/integrase gives rise to the protein MMQIELFLKYLSSVKRYSENTIIAYKADLYQFYEFCGLERNNEDFSRVTTKLVREWVVAEMRGDLRVNGTRGKLSAASGKRKLSSIKAFFRFLVKEKVIEMNPAENISGPKLPKRLPVFVREEDMECTLDDAEKKKGFSGLRDFLILLMAYDTGMRRSEIVGLKVGNVDLSRRCIRVFGKGGKWREIPIMTELIQDIECYLDARSRVVEGEHDLFFVTDKGKPLYANFVYRLVTKELESHTSLAKRSPHVLRHSFATHLLDNGAPIQGIKELLGHSSLAATQVYTHNSVEKMLKIFKQAHPRA
- the rpsU gene encoding 30S ribosomal protein S21 produces the protein MIIVPLKEGENIERALKKFKRKFEKTGVIKELRDRQAFTKPSIRNRMARMKAVYRQSLQQAEE